One Bradyrhizobium sp. CCGB12 genomic window carries:
- a CDS encoding ABC transporter substrate-binding protein: protein MSITRRQALIAGSAWAGASLLPGQLRAEAKQVSLAFGPVSPVYAIGMIAELKGYFKDEGLDSKLVTGNAGTFGRQTLAAGQALFAHGDASHPLQLGARGKPCKILLATEMVCSYASIMVRQDLYESGINSVEKLADYKRPDGAKPIVAATAIGSGTWVFGTYVFEARGLGSKVNWVAGGGTNTMFPSLQTKQFDAIMAPPSWIVEVEKKGFGRTIYDTSKPGVFEKDFGGTLPVLVIYTLQDTVEQDKAMVQAYVNAIYRAMAFVKATPLAEVQALVTPKYFSGIDPDAVSAELGFDKSTWAYDGVIDKPSFERGAKPWYRKGTDIPETRYEDVVDMSFLQAARAKYK from the coding sequence ATGAGCATTACCAGGCGTCAGGCGCTGATCGCGGGCTCCGCATGGGCCGGCGCATCGCTGCTGCCGGGGCAGCTGCGCGCCGAGGCCAAGCAGGTCTCGCTCGCGTTCGGGCCGGTCTCGCCGGTCTATGCCATCGGCATGATCGCGGAGCTGAAGGGCTACTTCAAGGACGAAGGGCTCGATTCCAAGCTCGTCACCGGCAATGCCGGCACATTCGGTCGCCAGACGCTGGCGGCGGGGCAAGCGCTGTTCGCGCATGGCGACGCCAGCCATCCGCTCCAGCTCGGCGCGCGCGGCAAGCCGTGCAAGATCCTGCTCGCGACCGAGATGGTGTGCTCCTATGCCAGCATCATGGTCCGGCAGGACCTCTACGAGAGCGGCATCAATTCGGTCGAGAAGCTCGCGGACTACAAGCGTCCGGACGGCGCCAAGCCGATCGTCGCCGCGACCGCCATCGGCTCGGGCACCTGGGTGTTCGGCACCTACGTGTTCGAAGCGCGCGGGCTCGGCAGCAAGGTGAACTGGGTCGCGGGCGGCGGGACCAACACGATGTTCCCCTCGCTCCAGACCAAGCAGTTCGACGCCATCATGGCGCCGCCGAGCTGGATCGTCGAGGTCGAGAAGAAGGGTTTTGGCAGGACGATCTACGACACGTCAAAACCCGGCGTGTTCGAGAAGGATTTCGGCGGGACGCTGCCCGTTCTCGTGATCTATACGCTCCAGGACACGGTCGAGCAGGACAAGGCGATGGTGCAGGCCTATGTCAACGCGATCTACCGCGCCATGGCCTTCGTGAAGGCGACGCCGCTCGCCGAGGTGCAGGCGCTGGTCACGCCGAAATATTTCTCGGGCATCGACCCCGACGCCGTCAGTGCCGAGCTCGGCTTCGACAAGTCGACCTGGGCCTATGACGGTGTCATCGACAAGCCCTCGTTCGAACGCGGCGCCAAGCCGTGGTACCGCAAGGGAACCGACATTCCCGAGACCAGATACGAGGATGTCGTCGACATGAGCTTCCTCCAGGCGGCCAGGGCAAAATACAAATGA